A region from the Andrena cerasifolii isolate SP2316 chromosome 9, iyAndCera1_principal, whole genome shotgun sequence genome encodes:
- the Ctr9 gene encoding RNA polymerase-associated protein Ctr9 codes for MASSIEIPLRDTDEVIELYLDQLPEGDEVLGILRQEHAQLNIWVNLALEYYKQHKIEDFIKILESSRIDANIDYRDYEKDQMRALDMLAAYYVQEANREKNKDKKRDLFTKATLLYTTADKIIMYDQNHLLGRAYFCLLEGDKMDQADAQFNFVLNQSPNNIPSLLGKACIAFNKKDYRGALAFYKKALRTNPNCPAAVRLGMGHCFMKLNNQEKARLAFERALQLDGQCVGALVGLSVLKLNQQQPDSIRTGVQMLSKAYTIDSTNPMVLNHLANHFFFKKDYNKVQHLALHAFHNTENEAMRAESCYQLARAFHVQGDYDQAFQYYYQATQFAPPVFVLPHFGLGQMYVYRGDAENAAQCFEKVLKAQPGNYETMKILGSLYANSSSQSKRDIAKNHLRKVTEQFPDDVEAWIELAQILEQSDLNAALNAYGTATRILKEKVEADIPPEILNNVGALHYRLGNLEEARKNLEESLARSKADALHDSVYYNSIGVTTTYNLARLNEALCIFDKAEKLYKDILKEHPNYVDCYLRLGCMARDKGQIYEASDWFKDALRINNEHPDAWSLLGNLHLAKMEWGPGQKKFERILKNPTSSTDAYSLIALGNIWLQTLHQSGKDKDREKRHQDRALAMYKQVLRNDPKNIWAANGIGAVLAHKGCVNEARDIFAQVREATAEFCDVWLNIAHIYVEQKQFVSAIQMYENCLRKFYKYHHVEVLQYLGRAYFKAGKLKEAKLTLLKARRVAPQDTVLLYNIALVLQRLATQILKDEKSTLTTVLQAVHELGLSHKYFQYLSTHGDRMEQLAEAEARRCQDLLSQAQYHVARARRLDEEEKMLRRKQEEERQAFKMRQTEEQRKLEEMRRQKEEEMLQKRQEYVEKTKNAVVFGDMPSEKPGRKGKKIRTDQYISDSGGSGRDEGREEAPRERKRKRKASGDRKDRKSKGKARRKKDAGSGDSGSDSDRPKPKRGRKTGVTRKDKGSRKGTSETSKGKMPLSKETISTSESDSDSGLKIASGGESGNDGHPRGSRRIASDSEGSRASRSRSASRSKSRSRSRSSSRSRSRSGSRSRSGSRSRSRSRSRSRSRSRSRSRSRSRSRSQSRSQSRSRSRSRSGSKSRSPSRRPSRSRSGSAKSGSRSRSESRSRSRSRSGSRKSKSRSRSASGSRKSGSQPRSRSGSRGSGSRSRSPSGSRKAMSRSRSRSRSRSRSRSRSGSRSGGEERKSRSKSRSKSRSATPESRKSVSGSDVGSRHSSSDRAGGSDSD; via the exons AATCATTTACTCGGCCGAGCTTACTTTTGCCTCTTGGAAGGCGATAAGATGGATCAAGCCGATGCccagttcaattttgtgttgaACCAATCTCCTAATAACATCCCATCCCTACTCGGTAAAGCGTGTATAGCATTCAACAAGAAGGATTACAGGGGCGCGCTTGCCTTTTACAAGAAAGCTTTGAGAACGAATCCAAACTGCCCAGCTGCTGTAAGGCTGGGAATGGGACACTGTTTTATGAAATTGAATAACCAAGAAAAAGCGCGTCTAGCATTTGAGAGAGCTTTGCAACTAGATGGCCAATGTGTTGGAGCGTTGGTCGGACTTTCGGTACTGAAACTCAACCAGCAACAGCCCGATAGTATTAGAACCGGAGTGCAAATGTTGTCTAAAGCTTACACGATCGATTCGACGAATCCTATGGTGTTGAACCACTTGGCAAACCACTTCTTCTTTAAAAAAGATTATAACAAGGTGCAGCACTTGGCACTTCACGCCTTTCACAATACCGAGAACGAAGCTATGCGAGCGGAAAGTTGCTACCAATTAGCCAGAGCATTCCATGTTCAG GGCGACTATGATCAAGCGTTTCAATATTATTATCAAGCAACTCAGTTTGCCCCTCCGGTTTTCGTGTTACCGCACTTTGGTTTAGGTCAGATGTACGTTTATCGCGGTGACGCAGAAAAC GCAGCACAATGTTTCgaaaaagtattaaaagcaCAACCAGGCAATtacgaaacaatgaaaattcTTGGGTCCCTGTACGCGAATTCGAGTTCTCAATCGAAGCGCGACATTGCCAAAAATCATCTTCGGAAAGTAACGGAACAGTTTCCTGACGATGTTGAAGCGTGGATCGAGTTGGCTCAAATATTGGAACAAAGTGACCTTAATGCAGCCTTAAATGCGTACGGTACTGCTACCAGAATCTTAAAAGAGAAAGTTGAAGCGGACATACCACCCGAAATTCTAAATAACGTTGGAGCTTTACATTATAG GCTTGGAAATTTAGAAGAAGCTAGAAAAAACTTGGAGGAATCTCTGGCGCGTTCCAAAGCCGATGCCTTACATGACTCTGTGTACTATAATTCGATCGGTGTTACGACTACGTATAATTTAGCACGACTGAACGAAGCTTTATGTATCTTTGATAAAGCGGAAAAGCTGTACAAAGACATTTTGAAAGAGCACCCGAATTACGTAGACTGTTATTTACGACTCGGCTGTATGGCTCGTGACAAAGGGCAAATTTACGAGGCCTCTGATTGGTTTAAAGATGCTCTGAGAATTAACAATGAACATCCAGACGCGTGGTCCCTTTTGGGCAATTTGCACTTGGCCAAAATGGAGTGGGGGCCTGGGCAGAAGAAATTCGAGAGAATTCTAAAAAATCCAACATCAAGCACGGATGCTTATTCTTTGATCGCTTTGGGAAACATTTGGTTGCAGACATTACATCAAAGTGGAAAAGACAAGGATCGAGAAAAGCGTCATCAAGATAGAGCGTTAGCCATGTATAAGCAG GTTTTGCGAAATGATCCTAAAAATATATGGGCAGCGAACGGAATTGGGGCTGTATTAGCGCATAAAGGCTGCGTGAATGAAGCCAGAGATATTTTCGCCCAGGTTCGAGAAGCGACAGCAGAATTTTGTGACGTCTGGCTAAACATTGCGCACATTTATGTGGAACAGAAACAATTTGTTAGCGCTATTCAAATG TACGAAAATTGCCTCCGCAAATTCTATAAATATCATCACGTTGAAGTCCTCCAATACCTCGGGAGAGCTTACTTTAAAGCTGGCAAATTGAAAGAAGCAAAATTGACGTTGTTGAAG GCGCGAAGGGTAGCCCCGCAAGATACCGTTTTGCTGTACAACATTGCGCTTGTGCTGCAACGCTTGGCAACGCAAATTTTAAAAGACGAAAAATCCACTCTGACGACTGTACTGCAGGCAGTCCATGAATTAGGACTGTCGCATAAATACTTCCAATATTTGTCAACGCACGGAGACAGAATGGAGCAGCTTGCGGAGGCAGAGGCCAGAAGGTGCCAAGATTTACTATCGCAAGCGCAGTATCATGTCGCTCGGGCTAGAAGATTGGACGAGGAGGAAAAGATGCTGAGGAGGaagcaagaagaagaaag gCAAGCGTTTAAAATGCGCCAAACTGAGGAACAACGCAAGCTCGAGGAAATGCGGCGCCAGAAAGAAGAGGAGATGTTACAGAAACGACAAGAGTACGTTGAAAAGACCAAGAATGCCGTGGTATTCGGGGACATGCCTTCAGAGAAGCCTGGAAGGAAAGGAAAGAAGATACGCACCGACCAGTACATCAGTGACAGTGGTGGTTCTGGAAGGGATGAAGGAAGGGAGGAAGCTCCGAGAGAAAGAAAACGCAAGAGGAAAGCGAGTGGCGACCGCAAAGACAGAAAGAGTAAAGGCAAAGCTAGGCGTAAGAAAGATGCTGGAAGTGGAGATAGTG GTTCAGACAGCGACCGACCCAAGCCAAAACGTGGAAGGAAGACTGGAGTTACTAGAAAGGATAAGGGATCTCGTAAAGGCACATCTGAAACTTCAAAGGGTAAAATGCCCTTGTCGAAGGAAACTATATCGACCAGTGAATCCGATAGTGATTCAGGACTTAAGATTGCCAGCGG GGGCGAAAGCGGCAACGATGGGCACCCACGAGGAAGCAGAAGAATCGCCTCCGACTCTGAAGGTTCCCGCGCCTCGCGCTCTAGATCCGCTTCCAGATCGAAGTCCAGGAGCCGTTCTAGAAGTAGCTCGCGATCGCGATCACGATCGGGATCTCGATCACGATCAGGTTCACGATCAAGATCAAGATCACGATCACGATCAAGATCACGATCACGATCAAGATCACGATCAAGATCACGATCACGATCGCAGTCCCGATCGCAGTCCCGCTCGCGATCCAGGTCTCGATCTGGTTCAAAATCGAGAAGCCCTTCGCGTAGACCATCCCGATCAAGGTCTGGCTCGGCGAAGAGCGGATCGCGATCGAGATCAGAATCTAGATCAAGGTCTAGATCAAGGTCAGGCTCGAGGAAGAGTAAGTCGCGTTCAAGATCGGCCAGTGGCTCGAGGAAAAGTGGATCGCAGCCAAGATCGAGATCAGGATCCAGAGGTAGTGGATCGAGATCGAGGTCGCCCAGCGGCTCCAGGAAAGCTATGTCACGGTCGAGGTCCAGGTCAAGATCAAGGTCAAGATCGAGGTCAAGAAGTGGTTCGCGATCGGGCGGGGAAGAGCGGAAATCAAGAAGCAAAAGCCGATCGAAATCAAG ATCTGCTACTCCGGAATCCAGAAAGTCGGTATCTGGCAGTGATGTGGGTTCGCGGCATTCAAGCTCGGACAGGGCCGGTGGAAGCGACAGCGACTAA